A stretch of the Pseudorasbora parva isolate DD20220531a chromosome 13, ASM2467924v1, whole genome shotgun sequence genome encodes the following:
- the sult1st4 gene encoding sulfotransferase family 1, cytosolic sulfotransferase 4, translating into MEIPDIASLKLHSRPELFDFEGVSMTHFFTDNWEKVKNFQARPDDILIATYPKAGTTWISYILDLLYFGSDEHQTSQAIYMRIPFLESCFQEIITVTGTEMADNLPTSPRLIKTHLPVQFVPKSFWEQNSRIVYVARNAKDNAVSYFHFDRMNMVQPEPGDWNSFLEKFMKGKNVFGPWYDHVNGWWEKKQTYSNLLYLFYEDLVEDTGREVERLCSFLGLSTSVEEREKITKASQFDAMKQNNITNHATVPFMDFKISPFMRKGKVGDWKCHFTVAQNEEFDEVYKQKMKKTTVKFRTEI; encoded by the exons ATGGAAATCCCTGACATTGCTTCA CTGAAACTACATAGTCGGCCAGAGTTGTTTGACTTTGAGGGTGTTTCTATGACTCACTTTTTCACTGACAACTGGGAAAAGGTGAAAAACTTTCAAGCAAGACCTGATGACATTCTCATCGCCACTTATCCCAAAGCAG GTACCACATGGATTTCTTATATACTGGATCTTCTGTATTTTGGTAGTGATGAGCATCAGACTTCCCAGGCTATCTATATGAGAATCCCATTCCTGGAGTCATGCTTTCAAGAGATAATAACAG TTACAGGGACAGAAATGGCTGATAATCTGCCCACCTCTCCTCGTCTCATCAAAACTCACTTACCTGTTCAGTTTGTACCCAAGTCTTTCTGGGAGCAGAACTCAAGG ATTGTGTATGTAGCACGTAATGCAAAAGACAATGCGGTTTCCTATTTTCATTTTGATCGAATGAACATGGTACAGCCTGAACCGGGAGACTGGAACAGCTTCCTAGAAAAATTCATGAAAGGGAAAA ATGTGTTTGGTCCTTGGTACGACCATGTCAATGGATGGTGGGAGAAGAAACAGACGTATTCTAACCTACTGTACTTGTTCTATGAGGATTTGGTTGAG GACACTGGGCGTGAGGTGGAGCGTTTGTGCTCCTTCTTGGGTTTGTCCACCTCAGTCGAAGAAAGGGAGAAAATAACAAAAGCGTCTCAGTTTGATGCCATGAAACAGAACAATATTACCAACCACGCCACAGTCCCTTTCATGGACTTCAAGATCTCACCCTTCATGCGGAAAG GTAAAGTTGGAGACTGGAAATGTCACTTCACAGTGGCACAAAATGAAGAGTTTGATGAGGTCTACAAACAGAAGATGAAGAAAACCACTGTCAAGTTCCGCACTGAGATTTAA